A genome region from Babesia bigemina genome assembly Bbig001, chromosome : I includes the following:
- a CDS encoding ATP-dependent RNA helicase, putative, protein MAPVISPGDLPPAKLSAVGRCTVDSAWKKEVLEKNADKRYKTEDVTKTKGSQFEDYFLRRELLMGIFEKGFEAPSPIQEESIPVALAGHDILARAKNGTGKTAAFVIPLLEKLNTAQNHIQGLILLPTRELALQTSAVVKELGKYLNVQCMVSTGGTSLRNDIVRLYKPVHVLCGTPGRILDLTNKNIADLSKCHVIILDEADKMLSAEFQPIIETLLKFLPTEKQLILYSATFPQSVQKFKEAYLPNAHEINLMDELTLKGITQFYAYVEERQKVHCLSTLFSRLQINQAIIFCNSVNRVELLAKKITELGFSCFYIHSKMMQADRNRVFHDFRNGACRCLVSSDLFTRGIDFRFVNVVINFDFPKTSATYLHRIGRSGRFGHLGLAINLVTAADKDALFRIEEELGTEIKATPAHIDPALYC, encoded by the exons ATGGCACCGGTAATATCGCCAGGGGATCTGCCCCCCGCAAAGCTGTCCGCGGTCGGTCGGTGTACGGTGGACAGTGCGTGGAAGAAGGAAGTGCTGGAGAAGAATGCCGACAAGCGTTACAAGACTGAG GATGTGACAAAGACCAAGGGTAGCCAGTTTGAGGACTACTTTTTGCGGCGTGAGCTTCTGATGGGCATCTTCGAGAAGGGTTTCGAGGCTCCTTCGCCCATCCAGGAGGAGAGCATCCCCGTTGCGCTTGCGGGTCACGACATTTTGGCGCGCGCCAAGAACGGAACTG GTAAAACCGCGGCGTTCGTAATTCCACTGCtggagaagctgaacaCGGCCCAAAATCACATCCAGG GTTTGATTCTGCTTCCCACGAGGGAGCTCGCGCTTCAGACATCTGCGGTGGTGAAGGAGCTCGGGAAGTACCTCAACGTGCAGTGCATGGTTTCCACTGGTGGCACTTCGCTGCGCAACGACATCGTGCGTCTATACAAGCCGGTGCACGTGCTCTGTGGCACTCCTGGTCGCATTCTGGACCTCACGAACAAGAACATCGCCGACCTCTCCAAGTGCCACGTGATCATCCTTGACGAAGCCGACAAGATGCTTTCCGCCGAGTTCCAGCCCATCATCGAGACCCTGCTGAAGTTCCTGCCCACTGAGAAGCAGCTGATTCTGTACTCTGCCACGTTTCCGCAGTCGGTGCAGAAGTTCAAGGAGGCCTACCTTCCGAATGCGCACGAGATCAACCTCATGGACGAGTTGACCCTTAAGGGTATAACGCAGTTTTACGCCTACGTTGAGGAGCGTCAGAAGGTGCACTGCCTCAGCACGCTGTTCTCGCGTCTCCAGATCAACCAGGCGATCATTTTCTGCAACAGCGTGAACCGCGTGGAGCTGCTTGCGAAGAAGATTACGGAGTTGGGGTTCAGCTGCTTCTACATCCACTCGAAGATGATGCAGGCTGACCGTAACCGCGTGTTTCACGACTTCCGCAACGGCGCGTGCCGGTGCCTCGTGTCTTCCGACCTGTTCACCCGTGGAATCGACTTCCGTTTCGTGAACGTGGTGATAAACTTCGACTTCCCGAAGACTTCTGCGACTTACCTACATCGCATTGGACGTTCCGGTCGTTTCGGCCACCTGGGTTTGGCCATCAACCTGGTTACCGCTGCGGACAAGGACGCGCTGTTCAG GATCGAAGAGGAGCTCGGCACGGAGATAAAGGCCACGCCCGCCCATATCGACCCCGCACTTTACTGTTAG
- a CDS encoding 41-2 protein antigen precursor, putative, with amino-acid sequence MDTAVSDPAASRQVLDQPLVRAKTKVSLSAFCFLFSEMVQYCMYTATRQATFTQRLHALGLDIGYRLLEMLSARERVAKRHANVVSVLSFISTTVWKHLFGHAAVLLKGKDDPREYMISDKELQITKFISTPKDLQHTSCAAFVAGMVEGMLRCSEFPAVVSAHNILEDNQEYSVTMLIKFEQAVLDRGGGEDRHSATFVVCTASRTQPFSELLFTMDAGGKIGGKIGGKIGGKVGGLGKGGKGKAGAGKGKKTPMSRAARAGLQFPVGRVHRMLKSRISADGRVGSTAAVYTSAILEYLTAEVLELAGNASKDLKVKRITPRHLQLAIRGDEELDTLIKATIAGGGVIPHIHKALMNKTPPQVLVKPPQPQPPRRV; translated from the exons ATGGACACTGCGGTGTCGGACCCGGCCGCCAGCCGGCAGGTGCTCGACCAGCCGCTGGTGCGCGCGAAAACCAAG GTCAGCCTGAGCGCCTTCTGCTTCCTCTTCAGCGAGATGGTCCAGTACTGTATGTACACCGCCACTCGCCAGGCTACCTTCACCCAGAG GCTGCACGCGTTGGGCCTCGATATCGGCTACCGTCTGCTGGAGATGCTGAGCGCGAGGGAGCGCGTCGCGAAGCGCCACGCCAACGTGGTTTCCGTGCTCTCCTTCATCTCTACAACCGTGTGGAAGCACCTGTTCGGTCACGccgcggtgctgctgaaaGGCAAGGACGACCCGAGGGAGT ACATGATAAGTGACAAGGAGCTACAAATAACTAAGTTCATCAGCACCCCAAAG GACCTGCAGCACACGAGCTGCGCCGCCTTTGTGGCCGGCATGGTTGAGGGCatgttgcgctgcagcgagTTC CCAGCGGTGGTGTCGGCGCACAACATTTTGGAGGACAACCAAGAGTACTCGGTTACCATGCTGATTAAGTTCGAGCAGGCAGTGCTCGATCGCGGCGG TGGTGAGGATCGTCATTCCGCCACATTTGTCGTGTGTACAGCGAGCCGTACGCAACCGTTTTCTGAACTCCTATTCACGATGGACGCCGGTGGTAAAATCGGCGGCAAAATTGGTGGAAAGATCGGCGGTAAGGTCGGCGGTCTCGGTAAGGGTGGCAAGGGCAAGGCAG GTGCCGGCAAGGGCAAGAAGACGCCCATGAGCCGTGCTGCTCGTGCGGGTCTGCAGTTCCCCGTCGGTAGGGTTCACCGTATGCTGAAGTCGCGTATCTCCGCCGACGGTCGTGTTGGTTCCACCGCTGCGGTGTACACCTCCGCCATCCTGGAGTACCTCACCGCTGAGGTGCTTGAGTTGGCTGGTAACGCGTCCAAGGATTTGAAGGTGAAGCGTATCACTCCTCGCCACTTGCAGCTGGCCATCAGGGGTGACGAGGAGCTGGACACCCTCATCAAGGCTACCATCGCCGGCGGTGGTGTCATTCCTCACATCCACAAGGCCCTCATGAACAAGACTCCTCCGCAGGTGCTGGTTAAGCCTCCGCAGCCCCAGCCCCCGAGGCGCGTCTAA
- a CDS encoding YOU2-like small euk. C2C2 zinc finger protein, putative, with protein sequence MGWFSSSDSGASASGSGEAVGLMARAEAFQKQVDGMLTEVTRMSLPLQKSAFECCVRCFDGGSENLDKLGDCVKQCQSRPEKFGNAVQGELNQLQDALMSCQKKCVDQFSSKGAGASESISASMERCAVQCYDNNEGLLRDISSRLTSIYRNF encoded by the exons ATGGGTTGGTTTAGTAGCTCAGACAGCGGTGCTTCGGCGTCTGGTTCTGGCGAGGCCGTCGGCCTGATGGCCCGAGCGGAGGCCTTCCAGAAGCAGGTGGACGGTATGCTCACCGAGGTGACCCGGATGAGCCTGCCGCTCCAGAAGTCGGCGTTCGAGTGCTGTGTGCGCTGCTTCGACGGGGGCAGCGAAAACCTAGACAAGCTCGGCGACTGCGTGAAGCAGTGCCAGAGCCGGCCCGAGAAATTCGGTAACGCCGTGCAAGGCGAGCTGAACCAGCTCCAGGACGCGCTTATGAGCTGCCAGAAG AAGTGTGTGGACCAGTTTTCGTCGAAGGGCGCCGGCGCCTCCGAGTCGATCTCCGCCTCGATGGAGCGCTGCGCAGTTCAGTGCTACGACAACAACGAGGGTCTGCTGAGGGATATTTCGTCCCGTCTGACCAGCATCTACCGCAACTTTTAG
- a CDS encoding 14-3-3 protein, putative, which translates to MAEEINQRQKLTCSAKLAEQAERYDEMADAMKALVETCISGKEELTVEERNLLSVAYKNAVGSRRASWRIVSGVEQKEANKSNVVQQNLAAVYRAKIEKELTQICYSILTLLNERLIPATADSESLVFYHKMKGDYYRYLSEFSCDLEKVQASASAKESYQKATEIAETELKSTHPIRLGLALNFSVFFYEILNKPHEACEMAKRAFDEAITEFDSVSEDSYKDSTLIMQLLRDNLTLWATDIQNDGTGDKPKADE; encoded by the exons ATGGCGGAGGAAATCAACCAGCGCCAAAAGCTGACCTGCAGCGCCAAGCTGGCCGAACAGGCCGAGCGTTACGACG AAATGGCCGACGCGATGAAGGCACTCGTGGAGACCTGCATCAGCGGCAAGGAGGAATTGACCGTCGAGGAGCGCAACCTGCTG TCCGTTGCCTACAAAAATGCCGTCGGATCCAGGCGCGCATCGTGGCGTATCGTCAGCGGCGTCGAGCAAAAGGAGGCCAACAAGTCAAACGTGGTTCAGCAGAACTTGGCCGCGGTATACCGTGCCAAGATCGAGAAGGAACTCACCCAGATCTGCTACAGCATCCTCACGCTGCTCAACGAGCGTCTCATCCCCGCCACCGCG GACAGCGAGAGCCTCGTTTTCTACCACAAGATGAAGGGAGACTACTACCGCTACCTCAGCGAGTTCTCCTGTGACCTCGAGAAGGTGCAGGCCTCGGCATCTGCCAAGGAGTCCTACCAGAAGGCGACGGAGATCGCAGAGACTGAGCTGAAATCCACCCACCCCATCCGTCTTGGCCTGGCCCTCAACTTCTCTGTCTTCTTCTACGAAATCCTCAACAAGCCCCACGAGGCCTGTGAAATGGCGAAGCGCGCTTTCGACGAGGCCATCACCGAGTTCGACAGCGTCAGCGAGGACAGCTACAAGGACAGCACCCTCATCATGCAGCTGCTCAGGGACAACCTCACCCTCTGGGCCACCGACATCCaaaacgacggcactggtgACAAGCCCAAGGCGGACGAATGA
- a CDS encoding Mitochondrial carrier protein, putative, giving the protein MESDDGSPLLYEEWNGRSQQGLTALPGDCKLWQHALCGSAAGVMEHLLLFPIDTLKTRLQCGWCKPRWAARVETPTAALESKRNVCSMSTTKSRFYQNLFRGCSAMAVGCIPAHVFYFTMYEALKKSGNAPIAGACATLCHDVVLTPADVIKQRLQLGLYRGSWHCLKHVVTHEGIQSLFRSLSVTLFMNVPYHTILVSVNDFLLRTHPGGRDRCGIATYFLYAGERPVSCVQITTKHTRVCDGARLRLSCIGGAVAGALTNPLDVIKTRLQTQGCYLEAEAASKTRYKVGEAYLAHVTWGQNPIDTARAIYRQHGFRVFWRGTGTRMMLCVPAAAISWGTYATLKNIFSRLNNG; this is encoded by the exons ATGGAATCCGACGACGGCAGCCCCCTCCTGTACGAGGAATGGAACGGTAGGTCGCAACAGGGGCTCACAGCACTCCCAGGCGATTGCAAGCTGTGGCAGCACGCCCTGTGCGGCAGCGCTGCAGGCGTTATGGAGCACCTGCTGCTTTTCCCGATCGACACCCTGAAAACGCGGCTGCAGTGTGGCTGGTGCAAGCCGCGCTGGGCAGCGCGAGTGGAGACGCCGACGGCAGCGCTGGAGAGTAAGCGCAACGTATGCAGCATGTCTACCACGAAGTCGCGGTTCTACCAGAATCTGTTtcgcggctgcagcgccatggCCGTCGGGTGCATCCCTGCCCATGTCTTCTACTTCACCATGTACGAGGCGTTGAAGAAGTCGGGCAACGCGCCAATCGCCGGCGCGTGCGCCACGCTGTGCCACGACGTGGTGCTCACGCCGGCCGACGTCATCAAGCagcggctgcagctggggctgtaccgcggctcgtggCACTGCCTAAAGCACGTGGTAACGCACGAGGGGATCCAGTCGCTCTTCCGAAGTCTCTCGGTCACGCTGTTCATGAACGTGCCGTACCACACCATCCTCGTCAGCGTCAACGATTTCCTGCTGCGCACGCACCCAGGAGGCAGGGACAGGTGCGGCATCGCCACATACTTCCTATACGCAG GAGAACGCCCTGTGTCGTGCGTCCAAATCACAACAAAACATACGCGTGTATGTGATGGTGCGCGTTTGCGTTTGTCGT GTATCGGCGGAGCCGTGGCAGGGGCACTCACTAACCCCCTCGACGTGATAAAGACGCGACTGCAGACCCAGGGGTGCTACCTAGAGGCCGAAGCGGCGAGTAAAACGCGGTATAAGGTGGGTGAAGCGTATTTGGCACATGTCACCTGGGGACAGAACCCAATCGACACGGCCAGGGCCATCTACCGGCAGCACGGCTTCCGCGTATTTTGGAGGGGCACCGGAACACGAATGATGTTATGCGTACCCGCTGCAGCCATCTCATGGGGCACGTACGCAACGCTGAAAAACATTTTCAGTAGACTCAATAATGGATAG
- a CDS encoding membrane protein, putative has protein sequence MGVYRTLALCTVISNVAWSFEHRAHGGGAACFALYAGRRGARCSRRSPLSPDQRSRIAELERELASEMPADKPSPADELHFDRNLGSSYGARHLGRDAEILLDELMRDSDHCGDPPTSLGANKRDAIDVAEPKLNETGTRNGPSPQLRVVKERACKRGSRDSGLSKEERHKRTAANHAGRGIGSPEGPFHAASGAVEDALGSVDATARAASGAEPHDRTSVGDLSNSDSIENVLMESVRAAERWESDEHRFRNKVAEVPDNITDKEMLRMAELAEMEENQEGPTMRQLLKKLNEAPASKAPAAHWQGLVQRFDIDADTSHCVGCGIRLQSGSAAHPGFVEPAALSGVLEAKGRPRCQRCSSMRSGLIFRDPAIALGDSATAAARETVAIVRNALALSATRHVTVAYMMDALDIHFERGLADLIVARRGQRRAETHFYVVLNKVDLLPPHSRKRLIMYVHRFVQSRAPALRVKPRHIFLMSARTGDGVNLFLSVLLDEAYRKRSKVFFVGATNTGKSTFINRLSRFVDAEEGGDSGAGATPPKRQLLSTSVIPGTTLRPLRIDAGPGFNLFDTPGIVVPDAFTSHITSSELKIAVPASLGPAKPLRIGAGQSLLLGQFVRIDVLEGRPFFFTPYLSKHVNVVVKRTRNVGDFLAKLPFGDGRVFYATGSPAASSLMPGISWGSEARPGAAKNTSDNEAGVYNLATGSDTQWNPPSADGHPAAPTPEAEPNAEPAASKPPTDVDTCNHHTVNATGTLNAQGEIDTTTNYVRTFSDGGDAVGRGCKETPPTTSFEVSVIGEGWERATADLCIKGLGFVSLAGALELRLRVETLEGVSVYMREPLMAYDGIPFARKRLPTKAPKRRAGS, from the coding sequence ATGGGAGTATATCGCACCCTTGCGCTCTGTACCGTCATAAGCAATGTAGCGTGGTCCTTTGAGCACCGCGCTCAtggcggcggtgctgcGTGCTTCGCCCTCTACGCCGGGAGGCGCGGCGCCAGGTGCTCGCGGCGCTCTCCCCTGTCGCCGGATCAGCGGTCTCGCATCGCGGAGCTTGAGCGTGAGTTGGCGTCTGAGATGCCCGCTGACAAACCTTCGCCGGCTGACGAGCTGCATTTCGACCGGAATTTGGGCTCTTCGTACGGCGCAAGACACCTGGGCCGTGACGCTGAGATTCTGCTGGATGAGCTGATGCGCGACTCCGATCATTGCGGCGATCCACCCACCTCTCTAGGCGCAAACAAACGTGACGCCATCGACGTGGCCGAACCCAAACTCAACGAAACAGGAACGCGGAATGGCCCGTCTCCACAGCTGAGGGTGGTCAAAGAGCGGGCATGTAAACGTGGATCACGGGATTCCGGACTCTCGAAAGAGGAACGACACAAACGCACGGCTGCCAATCATGCTGGCCGCGGAATTGGGTCACCTGAAGGTCCTTTTCACGCTGCGTCTGGTGCTGTGGAAGACGCGCTGGGAAGCGTTGATGCCACCGCCCGAGCCGCGTCCGGTGCGGAACCACACGACCGCACCTCCGTGGGCGACCTTTCGAACAGCGACTCCATCGAAAACGTGCTGATGGAATCCGTACGGGCCGCTGAGCGGTGGGAGAGCGACGAACACCGGTTCCGCAACAAGGTGGCGGAAGTGCCGGACAACATCACCGACAAAGAGATGCTGCGTATGGCTGAGCTGGCCGAGATGGAGGAGAACCAGGAGGGCCCCACCATGAGGCAGCTGCTGAAAAAGCTAAACGAGGCGCCGGCTTCGAAGGCACCCGCTGCGCACTGGCAGGGGCTGGTGCAGCGGTTCGACATCGACGCCGACACGTCCCACTGCGTCGGGTGCGGCATCCGCCTGCAGAGCGGCAGCGCGGCACATCCGGGCTTCGTGGAACCGGCTGCGCTGAGCGGCGTGCTCGAGGCGAAGGGCAGGCCGCGCTGCCAGCGCTGCTCCAGCATGCGGAGCGGCCTCATCTTCCGCGACCCGGCGATCGCCCTGGGCGAcagcgccaccgccgccgcgcgTGAGACCGTGGCCATCGTGCGCAACGCGCTTGCGCTCAGCGCCACGCGGCACGTCACCGTGGCGTACATGATGGACGCCCTGGACATCCACTTCGAGCGCGGCCTCGCCGACCTCATCGTGGCGAGGCGCGGCCAGCGCAGGGCCGAAACCCACTTCTACGTGGTGCTGAACAAGGTGGACCTGCTTCCGCCGCACAGCCGCAAGCGGCTGATAATGTACGTGCACCGGTTCGTGCAGAGTCGCGCGCCCGCTCTGCGTGTGAAGCCCAGGCACATCTTCCTGATGAGCGCCCGCACCGGCGACGGCGTCAACCTGTTCCTGAGCGTGCTTCTGGACGAGGCGTACCGCAAGCGCAGCAAGGTCTTCTTCGTGGGCGCTACCAACACCGGTAAGTCCACGTTCATCAACCGCCTCTCCCGGTTCGTCGACGCTGAGGAAGGCGGGGATTCCGGCGCAGGTGCTACGCCCCCTAagcggcagctgctgtcGACTAGCGTGATACCCGGCACCACGCTACGGCCGCTGCGCATCGACGCAGGCCCGGGCTTCAACCTGTTCGACACTCCGGGCATCGTGGTCCCCGACGCGTTCACTTCGCACATAACCTCGTCCGAACTCAAGATCGCGGTCCCCGCTTCGCTCGGTCCGGCGAAGCCGCTGAGGATTGGTGCCGGCCAGTCGCTACTGCTGGGCCAGTTCGTGCGCATCGACGTGCTGGAAGGGCGCCCTTTTTTCTTCACGCCGTACCTCTCGAAGCACGTCAATGTCGTGGTGAAGCGCACCCGCAACGTGGGCGACTTCCTGGCGAAACTGCCCTTCGGGGACGGTCGCGTGTTCTACGCAACTGGGTCGCCGGCTGCCAGCTCCCTGATGCCGGGTATCTCCTGGGGCTCCGAAGCTCGACCTGGTGCCGCAAAAAACACGTCTGACAACGAAGCCGGTGTCTACAACCTCGCCACCGGCAGCGACACTCAGTGGAACCCACCCAGCGCCGACGGCCACCCGGCCGCTCCAACGCCAGAGGCTGAGCCGAACGCCGAGCCGGCAGCGTCAAAGCCGCCAACCGACGTCGACACATGCAACCACCACACAGTGAACGCCACGGGAACACTCAACGCACAGGGGGAGATCGACACTACAACTAATTACGTTCGGACTTTCtctgacggcggcgatgccgTTGGTCGCGGCTGCAAGGAGACACCGCCAACGACGTCTTTCGAAGTCAGCGTGATCGGTGAGGGTTGGGAGCGCGCGACAGCGGACCTGTGCATCAAGGGGCTGGGCTTCGTGAGCCTCGCGGGTGCTCTGGAGCTGCGTCTGCGCGTCGAGACGCTGGAGGGGGTCTCCGTGTACATGCGCGAGCCGCTGATGGCCTACGACGGCATCCCGTTCGCGCGTAAACGTCTGCCCACCAAAGCGCCCAAACGGCGCGCCGGCAGCTGA
- a CDS encoding Thioredoxin family protein, putative: MKAFTAIVACLGAAIAVCAENASDLHVETDASSVVQLTDSNFEKLTQATTGSTTGAFTAGSGLHTAGPWFVKFYAPWCSHCRHMAPAWERLARELKGVVNVADLDATRSPNVAKRFGIKGYPTLILIDKGRMYVYKGGERTTERLAAFATSEYQKTISTVVPAPLTRLGMLVDFMITGVQEAQRIYDVAFRGFFIVSSFSLLFGLVIGMICCVILLSKSTTTTPVGKPTKISARKQD, translated from the coding sequence ATGAAGGCCTTTACCGCGATTGTCGCCTGCCTCGGCGCGGCGATAGCCGTCTGCGCGGAGAACGCGTCAGACCTCCACGTCGAGACCgacgccagcagcgtcgTCCAGCTCACGGACTCAAACTTCGAAAAGCTCACGCAGGCAACGACCGGATCCACCACAGGTGCGTTCACGGCTGGCAGCGGCTTACACACAGCAGGTCCGTGGTTCGTCAAGTTCTACGCCCCCTGGTGCTCGCACTGCCGCCACATGGCCCCCGCGTGGGAGCGCCTCGCACGCGAGCTCAAGGGCGTCGTCAACGTCGCGGACCTCGACGCCACGCGCAGCCCCAACGTAGCCAAGCGCTTCGGCATCAAGGGGTACCCGACCCTCATCCTCATAGACAAGGGGCGCATGTACGTCTACAAGGGCGGCGAGCGCACCACCGAGCGCCTGGCGGCTTTCGCCACCTCGGAGTACCAGAAGACCATCTCTACCGTCGTACCGGCGCCGCTGACGCGCCTCGGCATGCTCGTGGACTTCATGATCACCGGCGTGCAGGAGGCACAGCGCATCTACGACGTCGCCTTCAGGGGGTTCTTTATCGTCTCCAGCTTCTCGCTGCTCTTCGGACTCGTGATCGGCATGATCTGCTGCGTGATCCTGCTCAGCAAGTCGACCACGACCACCCCCGTCGGAAAGCCCACCAAGATCAGCGCCCGCAAGCAGGACTGA
- a CDS encoding Proliferating cell nuclear antigen, putative: MFECRLDGMFLRRLFEALREICNDISIDCSEEGLTMQAMDNSHISLIHLCLAPDFFQLYRCDTPCTLGINISFMLKILAVVREKSTIYLARGDDSDDPVLSVRIVDPAGAGAYEDVENEALEAQVKLIDVEREHLDIPNCEYTCQCVMNSKRFQEFAKYLHSIGDTVTISMNKEVIKMEAEGDGIKASKCFHNGVGEVRVTSSEPLSQMFATRYLVLFSKATSLAQEVSINLSAGIPLSVKFNFADPMAMNDGDSFINFYLAPNIED; this comes from the exons ATGTTCGAGTGCCGGCTGGATGGCATGTTCCTCCGCCGCCTCTTCGAGGCGCTGCGTGAAATCTGCAACGACATCAGCATCGACTGCTCCGAGGAAGGCCTGACGATGCAGGCGATGGACAACAGCCACATTTCGCTGATCCACCTCTGTCTAGCTCCGGACTTCTTCCAGCTCTACCGCTGCGACACACCCTGCACCCTCGGCATCAACATATCGTTTATGCTCAAGATTCTCGCGGTGGTGCGCGAGAAGAGCACGATATACCTCGCCAGGGGCGACGACAGCGACGATCCGGTGCTCTCCGTGCGCATTGTCGACCCTGCTGGCGCGGGCGCCTATGAAG ACGTGGAGAACGAGGCCCTCGAGGCTCAGGTCAAGCTGATCGACGTCGAACGCGAGCACCTCGACATCCCCAACTGCGAGTACACCTGCCAGTGCGTCATGAACTCGAAGCGGTTCCAGGAGTTCGCGAAGTACCTGCACTCCATTGGTGAcaccgtgaccatctccaTGAACAAGGAGGTCATAAAGATGGAGGccgagggcgacggcatCAAGGCTTCGAAGTGCTTCCACAACGGCGTGGGCGAGGTGCGCGTGACGTCGTCGGAACCGCTGTCTCAAATGTTCGCGACGCGCTACTTGGTGCTGTTCTCCAAGGCGACGTCGCTGGCCCAGGAGGTGTCCATCAACCTTTCCGCAGGCATCCCGCTGAGCGTGAAGTTCAACTTCGCGGACCCGATGGCCATGAACGACGGCGACTCATTCATCAACTTCTACCTGGCACCCAACATCGAAGACTGA
- a CDS encoding hypothtetical protein, putative: MSDESPTTTGPVRVGQRVILGGNIATVRWRGLAPAKHCWKPSDRRSFHCVVANGEPEDAPPEETEEEQAELLGVEWDNWRVGTHNGTVDGVFYFEPERMRRCEKVMQAVQHVYSGHDEPWLRENAAAYALRTTIDNFENRSCSFVRECDVQLGVPMERAVHNRYITDDPTGESSSPHGKGRIGHEFVGRDEALEFFSHTANLLMLGLQDCRIDRLGDCTRYAFPRVREAHLPNNLISDWDVVRGLLAMLPRVDTLDLSGNMLVFNDEKPLESSTLATVVLNNTMLDFGNVARLLSTVKGLKSLSLCRNMYVELPTLEPLQSLRSLDLTENSVWNWFYVLRLVKSAPTLTRLIITKNRLSNLCVDPETGSPLSLYRAALLIGKDRPEPLKAFAALDELHMEENYVHDWQVVSDLAVVFPRLRVLRLRLCLLHKEATQAEESVHRQVLIAIFPELKVLNGTEVTKYDRINAERYYLSLEHANSTPFKSTNTHEALDEPHSSRLEEIHGKRDVPPPKEGVFVSPGLRMITVKLVPDGDSDSYLKPVVTRSIPLCTTVLELKVICCEVYGLTLSDVVLIYNSGDMPISERMDNDEAEIQYYGVDDGYSIRIQSRRLNR; this comes from the exons ATGTCGGATGAATCGCCGACAACCACGGGCCCGGTTCGCGTCGGCCAGAGGGTCATCTTAGgcggcaacatcgccaCTGTGCGGTGGCGCGGCCTGGCACCGGCGAAACATTGCTGGAAGCCGTCCGACAGGCGCAGCTTCCATTGCGTCGTTGCTAACGGGGAGCCTGAGGACGCCCCGCCTGAGGAAACTGAGGAGGAGCAGGCGGAGCTGCTgggtgtggagtgggacAACTGGCGCGTCGGCACGCACAACGGGACCGTCGACGGCGTGTTCTACTTCGAGCCGGAGCGCATGAGGCGCTGCGAGAAGGTGATGCAGGCCGTGCAGCACGTCTACAGCGGCCACGATGAGCCGTGGCTGCGGGAGAATGCCGCCGCGTACGCCCTGCGCACCACGATTGACAACTTCGAGAACAGGTCGTGCTCGTTCGTGCGCGAGTGCGACGTGCAGCTTGGCGTGCCCATGGAGCGGGCTGTGCACAACAGGTACATCACGGACGACCCGACGGGCGAATCGTCGAGCCCGCACGGGAAGGGGCGCATCGGGCACGAGTTCGTGGGCAGGGACGAGGCGCTGGAGTTCTTCAGCCACACCGCCAACCTGCTGATGCTGGGGCTGCAGGACTGCCGCATCGACCGGCTGGGCGACTGCACCAGGTACGCGTTCCCCAGGGTCCGCGAAGCGCATCTACCCAACAACCTGATATCCGACTGGGACGTCGTGAGGGGGCTGCTGGCCATGCTGCCGCGCGTCGACACGCTCGACCTGTCGGGCAACATGCTGGTCTTCAACGACGAGAAGCCGCTCGAGTCGTCCACCCTGGCGACCGTGGTCCTGAACAACACCATGCTCGACTTTGGGAACGTTGCGAGGCTGCTCAGCACCGTCAAGGGCCTCAAGTCGCTGTCGCTCTGCCGCAACATGTACGTCGAGCTGCCGACCCTGGAGCCGCTGCAGAGCCTGAGGTCGCTCGACCTCACCGAGAATTCCGTGTGGAACTGGTTCTACGTGCTGCGGCTCGTCAAATCTGCGCCCACGCTCACGAGGCTCATCATCACGAAAAACCGGCTGTCCAACCTGTGCGTCGACCCGGAGACCGGCAGCCCGCTGTCCCTGTACCGAGCCGCGCTGCTCATCGGCAAGGACCGGCCTGAGCCCCTCAAAGCTTTTGCGGCACTCGACGAGCTGCACATGGAGGAAAACTACGTGCACGACTGGCAGGTCGTGTCAGACCTGGCCGTCGTGTTCCCCCGCCTGAGGGTGCTGCGCCTCAGGCTGTGCTTGCTCCACAAGGAGGCGACGCAGGCGGAGGAGAGCGTCCACCGGCAGGTGCTGATTGCCATCTTCCCGGAGCTCAAGGTGCTGAATGGCACTGAGGTCACCAAGTACGACCGCATAAACGCCGAGCGGTACTACCTCAGCCTGGAGCACGCCAACAGCACGCCGTTCAAGAGCACCAACACCCACGAAGCTCTCGACGAGCCTCACAGCTCGCGTCTCGAAGAGATCCACGGCAAGCGCGATGTCCCGCCCCCCAAGGAGGGCGTGTTCGTGTCTCCGGGTCTGCGCATGATCACCGTCAAGCTGGTGCCTGACGGCGACTCCGACAGCTACCTGAAGCCCGTCGTGACGCGGTCGATCCCGCTTTGCACCACGGTGCTGGAACTCAAGGTCATCTGCTGCGAGGTGTACGGCCTCACGCTGTCGGACGTGGTCCTCATCTACAACAGCGGG GACATGCCCATCAGCGAGCGCATGGACAACGACGAGGCCGAGATCCAGTACTACGGCGTCGACGACGGCTACAGCATCCGGATCCAGTCGCGCAGGCTGAACCGCTGA